In Epinephelus fuscoguttatus linkage group LG6, E.fuscoguttatus.final_Chr_v1, the DNA window atcacatGAGCAAAAATGGGCTTCCATCAACGTGGCTTTTCGGAGAACTGATATTTTTCTTATTCCCGCCAAAACATCACATGATTCAACCTGCACTGAAATGGAAAGCAAATTGTGGTTAATATGAAAAAAGCATGCACTTACTTTCTGCACGCTCCTTTGCAGCAGAATGTGGTTAAGGGCAAGCTCGCCATTATGTGTATATATGCCATCATCTGTATTGCACTTCAGCTAATTCAAGCTCAACACAGCATAGACCATTTGCTGCAACAGAGTCTGCACAAACCAGGATATATCTGAAATCAAAGTCCATGCAGCACATACCTGGGACTATGCATGGTGTGTGCATTACTTGTGACTGTGAAGCAATCAGATGTGCTGCAGAATATGGGAATTACAGGAATTATGCATACCTGGTACATTTGactttggtgatcaaaggtatACGCATTGTTGCACAAAAGGTCTGAGAGGTGCTCCCATGGTGTTATTATTGTGGTTTTCTTATTGttatacttttgtacttttcctgtgcagtgtgcaagatttatgggatttagtggcatctagtggtgaaaatggcaaattgcaaccagctgaaacttcatttttatagaagctctttggatgtataaaaccaggttgttggccaCCCACTTGAGTTAGCATGCTGTTTTAATtgcacatacatacaaatataaatgtctaAACTTTTctcaatatggagatgctacacctTGCTAGCCCGGTTTAGTTCATTTTACTAAAACCATAAGCACCGGAGAAGACTTTAATTCATACAGATTTACCAgcatagcaaaaaaaaaaaaaaaacaagtggtgactcccttcctctgaagtggtcataaagtcagaatatgtcaccattccttgattacccagTAAGTTATCTATATTTCTTTTGTCTGCAAAGGCCCACCGATCAAAAGAATTAcaagtgtttttcataaaaatgaatcaaagttatgaatattgttctaacaggataaagtggtgttgcaTTGGTATGCTGGGTGCCATTATCCCTGGGTGCCGTAAAATAGAGAGTAACAGTAACATCAAAGATAACAGGGTCAGTAGAGCAATAGCTGATTTTCATAATGCtatcatatacatatatacatccagtatactgtacatgtatacCAGCAAACCTGGATTACTAACTGAGAATACGTGTATAATACATACTtaaaatacagtacatacatGCAGTATACACATATCTCACGTATGAACTACTTGTAACAGCATAGCCTTTtttatgaccaaaaacactTCAGCATACAAGTTTATAGCTGACAGCTTATTAGGAGACACTGGGAGCAGCATATAAACCCATTCGAATTCATAAAGCAAACTACTACACAGCAGAGCAAATAAGATACTGACTAACACTGCCTCCAGGTGGAGCTGGAAGACAACAGATCTTTACAGGTCAGCCATCTTGCAGCCATGATAGCCCCCTTCCCTCTGCAGGGTCCCTTTTAGATGTTCACACATACAGTCTACGTAATCACAGCCAACTGTCACACTACCTGCGAGGCAAAGTAGTTATGAGTAATTTCATCAGTATTAGTAATTTCATATGTTTATACAACCCCAGACTTGTTTACTGACTATAAAGTTTATGGCTTTATTGctgtattatttaattatttcccgtgttttattgtttgtgttaatataacgtgtgtgtgtgtgtgtgtgtgtgtgtgtgtgtgtgtgtgtgtgtgtgtgtgtgttagattcTATTTTCATTTTCCCTGCTGAGTCTTATTGCTTTAAGTACTGCGACGAATTTATTTCCCCTGGttgatcaataaagttttaacatCCCATTTTATCACGGAGGCTGCCTGTTCAGAGCTGAAGAAAACAGCGTCAGAAGAACTGGAGGGCAAAGCAGTAAATTACACAGCGCGGGACTTTTAATTATTCCATTTAATTGCATGGAATCATGATGGGATGGTGTGGAGCGCTGCCGGGTACGCTGGCGACAAATAAAACCGCATTTCCCACAAGGCCTTGCGCTGTCAATAAGGAAATGGGATAGGTAAGACTCGCTTCCTGATAACGAAAGATAAAACCCGTGCACGCAGCTTATATTcttgatattttttgttttcgtCCTTTTAAATGTGGAGTGTAAACGAGGTGCACGACTATACGCTTTATTTTTCGAATTATTGAGACGTTTTGTGTATGCTAGTAGATACAGTAGTAAGATAGGTAACTTGGGACGTTCATTATTCAAGACTTTAACCGCTAAATATGCTAATATGTCGCCCTGTTTACGGAGAAAAGACGCACAATAAATTAGCATAGGTTACTTGAGGAATATATTAGACACACATTACTTTGCTATGATTAAAAATGTTGACAGTTTATAAATAAATTGCCAAGTAGGACTAAAGCTGAAACATTTCgctaaatagataaaaaaaaaaaaagaagtcgaATACACCTGATAGTGACGTATTGCGTCATGAGTGTGTCCCCTCGCCAGAAAGCTATTGCCTTTTTCCACTGacgttttatatgtttttattacaCCACTAACTTTCTCACATTTGGAAAATCAGCAGAAAGTTTTCACTCCACTGTAATTTGAAGACACACCTTatattctgtgtgtttgtttattagaAGAggataatgtgtttttgttgttggctGGATGCTTCTGGTTACCCTCCACCGTCACTGATGACTGTGTCCTTCTCCTACATCGTATTTATaggcagcagatgcagcaggcTGGCTCCTCGTCCTCCAGCTGTGCCTCCACCTCTGACTGCTTCCCCCTCAGCCACCGCAATACAGCAGAATGTGGAAGTGAGACTTCAACTGAGGCAGTGAAACACGAAGTGAGAGCCAACAACACCGTGAGTATGAGTTAAAGAATAACCAGTGAAAATCACGAGGTAGAGCAATGACTTCTACATCATGAGAGCTTAAGTTCAGTATTGTAGAGCAAGAAGTGGTGTCAGTGGCAGCTGGGGACAAGGTAAGGTGTGTGACTCTGGTGCATATTTCTGATAATCACATATTAAGCTTATGATAAAGTTGTTGAGCTTGATGTGATGCTAAAATGAATAGTGGAAGTTAACGGTTAGAAGAAATTATTGACAATGATTCAGCCGCTTCTATTGCAATTTAGTATTTTTCCACCAGACAAATTGAGGCTGTTTAAAGGAATTTAAGTTAATTTTCACATGCTtttatattcagtttttttatttagtttgcTTTCAGTTATGGCAGTTAGCTGCTGCATTTATGCACTGTTACTGAAAAAGGATGAGCGACTAGGGATTACCACTGATTTAGTGTGTAAGCTTTAAACTGAGCTAGAGGGGATGAAAAGTGAAAGcgttgtggggtttttttacaTTTAGGAGCCTTATTGCCATTTCCATCCACCTCTTTTAATGTGCGTTTTCAGTTTCCACATGAAAAAACCtgagtggaaacagcaaaatttctgaaatatcacaaaaaagttTAATGCTTGGGGAAAGTGGACAAGTTGATGCATCAGTAAAAGGTAAATGTGACAaagtgcaatggaaacagattcatGACATACCGTCAGACCAATGCAAGCTCTCCTCACTGTCTCTGGGTGGCTGTTAAcagtagactgtataaaatgatgGCGCTTACATtgtggggtggctgtggctcagaggtagagtgggctGTCCACCAGTTGAAAGGTTTAATCCCTGGCTCCTCTGGTCTGTATGTCGAAGCATCCttaggcaagatactgaaccctaaacagctcctgatggctgttccattggtgtgtgagtgagtgaatggttactgagtaaaAGGTGGCACCATGTACGGTAGCCCCGGCCACctctctgtgaatgtgtgtatgaatgggtgaatctgacatgtagtgtaaaaagcacctTGAGTGGTCGGCAGACTAGAAAAGCGCATTTATCATTTACATTACGAAGTCTTGGATGCAGCATTTCAAcagttgccatcttggttttttggagccagaagtgatcatacTTAGAATACCTCGCAAGCAGCCTGTAACTCAGTGGgccctgcccttaaatatgcataactttaagccgtAATAAAATGTCAAGGGGTGAGTCACATAAAAATGCAGCCCTCTACAGTTGTCAAGAATGAAGAAATTAGCttcagagaccaaaaccattttttgaaCCAGGCtctaaacatttttgtttttgctgtaaagtagggcattttaacatgggggtctgggGGAATGACTTGCCTTTGGGAGCCAACTCAAGTGGCCAGTCAATGAATtgctgtttttggcactttcgcGTTGGTTTCaattttcagccccagaggttgctgcttgcttTTAACACACTTATGCACACAGATCTTACCAGAACTCTTCCAAGAGCACAGAGCTGTAATATTAGTTGTTCAAAACTCCCCACTGGGCTCTCACTTATTACACATCCATTCATTTACTTTATTTGGGGTTTAGCTTGTGCTCTTTTAATCATATCATCCTTCTGAGTCCTCTTCTGCACGCCTCTGACTGGAGAATTAGCGCCAACTACTGCTTATCTCAGTGAACCCACTGCCAATATTTGCATAACAGTAACTGATGCAATTTGACTAACATTTGCACTACATTTGGATGGTAACCTAACTATTGTTTCAACATAATTTCAGTGACTGTGCTTCAGTTGTTGGGTTTTCCTCCATGTGAAACacaaatttaattgaattttcagataatctgaaaaagaaaatgcaaatttatgtgATTTTCCTTCCACTGCTGTTCTGCAAATATTGGGAGTTGGTtcattgaaataaacagtagGTGGCGCTAATTCTCCAGTCAGAAGGCATGACGTAATTAAAAGTCAGCCAGTAAAACCTCAAACAAAGGACATGTaataaaaacactggaaaacagCAGCTGTGTGCTTTTGGAAGAGTTCTGGTTACAGCTCAGTGTGCATACGTAAGCGTGTTCAATGCCATCCAGGGCCGACAAAGACAGCTTGTAGTGGCCTATGCCGTTAAAGTACGTCATCATTCATTCGctgaatctgtttccattgcacttAGTTGCATTTACTTTTTATCGAAACACCAACTTTTCCACCTCCCCAAAGCAGAAACATTATAATGCGAAATGTTTAAGATTTTTGCAAGATTCTGGCATTTCCACTCAGgatttttttatgcacaaaCTGAAAATGGACATAAAAGACGATGCATAGAAAGGCGCCTTGTGTGTATTTAGAATCAGCCATATACTAAAATATAATGGTTGTAATGCTATTAAACATTGGCTTCATGTGACCCAAGTGTCTAGAAAACCTTATGAACAGTTAGCCGAGTCCTTATCTAGACATCAAGACATCCTTTGACCTGCACATGACCAAATTACTGGTTACTAGGCAGTGACTCACTCGTGTTGGCAATCAGTAACATGACATTCTGTCTGTCCTACCTGTTCACTGTCCTGCCACCCTGTGTGTTCTGATTTTGTACCTTTTACTGTTTCAGCCTACAGAACCCTCCAGAATGTCAGCCGTCCTGAGATTCTACGTGTGCTACCTGTTGTGCCTGGGCCTGGGCCTAGCCTGCAtagtgtgcgtgtgcgtgtggaATAGCCAATGGCGTGGCGGTTTTGCCTGGGACGGTTCGTCCCTGCAGTTCAATTGGCACCCCGTCCTGATGGTAACAGGTCTGGTTGTGCTATACGGCATTGGTGAGTGCCTTTTCAGTTTTAGATCAAACGgtttcatttctgtttctcacttctttttttcctcttgtcaCAGTCAGACTGCATCAAGATAATTACACATTACAGGTTTCATAGAGACCGAGCATATAATTTAATGCATCATTTCAGTAGAGTAAATGTGAGGTAATGTCCACAGTGACTGTTTTGCTTTAAGTACCACACCTCAGTGATTGCAGTCAGTTTTTTCTTATATAAAGTAAAGTTTGATCAAATAAAAGAAGGTGCCTTTCACCAATGAACTGGAATGTATCTATACCATGGTAGCCTACATGATATACTGGATATACAGTCAATTCAAGGTAGGAACTTTGCTGCCTAACTGAGCATATAAGTCTGTGGGAAAACAACTATTTGGTCATTAAGGCATGTGGTTATTCCTCACCTTTTCATGTGTGATAAATTCTGTGTATCATGATGACTGTAAAATGCACATGTACTGTAGGGTATCCCCTCTGGACATAAAATAGTATGAAAGGTTTGTCAAAATTTGAGGCAGCAGTGATAATGAATGTCAGTGAATAAGTGTGAAATGTATTGCATGCTCAACATGTCATAATGTTCCACGTGTTAACATTTGTGAAAATATTTGACAACGTTGTAACGTTttcacattacaagcaaatgtgaccaaaatctgattttttatttttttcagagcAGTTTAGACATAGAAATCTGTATTTTTCCTATCAGATCTGTGACACTTTCATATGTGATCCTAAATCCCATACATATCCGATCACTGGCCATGCAACCACTGTGAGAACAGTGTCTTTCATACATCTATGGTTTTTCCACGTCATACTTCACTGTGCAGGTGCAGGTCACTCACCACACAGTGTATGAGCGGTCTGCTGAAACTACAAAAGGCTGCTGTAGATGTACCGCTGCTGCAGTAGGCTGCCTCAGTCCCCAACCAGTAGAGCCTGACTGCCAGACACTTTTTGAAGGAGACAGCTTACCTTCGTGCCGTAACAGCGATGTTGTGAGGCAGCAACAGAGATATTGAAATGTAGCCCTGGACATCCTAAAGTTTTGGAGAAACTGCTCTTCAGTGAAACCCTGCACATCGCAGCCCCACCACTCGAATACCTCTCAAACAACCACTCTCTCTCCACAGAACTACTAGCAATAGCTGCTAATAGAGCTATagcttttgttttccttcatcTTCTCAGCCTCACGTTATTGTTCCAGCAGCTCATAATTCCAAAGCCTCAGTAAAAATGTCCCATTAGACTGAAAGCCCATTTTACATCAGCCACTTATCCCAAAAACTAGCACACATTACTCTGAAATTAGGTCCTTTCTTACTAACTAATCATTATGTAGAATGacaaaggtccagtgtcctcACTCTGCATAATAATTAGCTATGTGCTTCTTTTTAGGAGAGTGCCCTCAGAGGGTGCTTTGGAATAAAGGGCAGTCCTCTCCTCATTATGTGACGAAGCGTTATCCTACCTTTGTAGCAAATATTTTGGGAGACCAGGAAATATTCAGCTTGCTTTGCCTTGGGGCTgctttgacaaaatgaaaagaggccaggggccagttaataaacaaatattaataaGTAATATACCCATAATTAGCCATGACATCTGTGGGGGGATCAGAGGGATCCTCCTCTTGCatcctttttttaataaaacaagcttgatgattttttaatgcactctggcaccttaatTACATTCAAAATCCAAAAAACCCAGTTGCAAgtaatttatttgtaaattagAAAGTGGTCACCCATTTCCACCCACCCTGCAGGCCTGCCAGGACACGATGAGTTTCACTGTCATACTATGATCATATGAGTGAGTATCAGACACACCATTTAGCTTTTTCCTTTCACACTGTGACATACTCTTCCCTTGCGTGATATGACATAATGAGAGGTTTGATATTTGATTAAATACGAAGTCGATGAACCTCATTAACCACCATTAGATTATTATTGTTTGaagcagtggttcccacctTGGGGCTCAGGACCCCCACAGAGGGTTGCAAGATAAATCTACACAGGAGGCGCAGTGTGAGCAGCATGTTAGTAGAGCAGCAGCTTCAGgcctctgtctgtgtctacaCGTGAAACGTTCAGGCAGCGTAGGTCACCCGCATTTTTGCAGCACTAGAGCCCAACACAAAATCACTGCAGTTACACACGAAACAGAAGAAAGAAATCCTGAAGTACAAAAATATACTTGGAGTCATATAGCAGACATGCTATACAGAGTCTTGAGAGGGTTTCCTGAGCATAGAATAAGCATAAAAATTCTACACAAAATAGGTTCTTCTTTTTTAGACTTTTCTCTATACGATCTTTTTTCTTACAAAATCCTAATACTCTGATTTTTCCTCCTCAGGCCTCTAGAAAGTATTCAAATGAAACGTTCACTCCTCGGTTAAATTCTGCATAAATGATAGACACACATATGATCAGCAACACGAGACATTGCTTTATATACTGtgaaacttcaattaaaagcctagtcccaattaaacccCCTATTACTGACCCGGTGTAGCTtcatattttgacaaataaaggcctgtctcaattagaagcctagtctggttgccaagcaagTAATTTCACAGacgttctttggatgtataaaaccaggttgttggctacctactggagctaacgttagatagctGTATAGATcacacattcaaatataaatgtttgaaCTTTTGTCAATATCATCAGCCtggttagattctccacaattcaagcgttcagttcattttactgaaaccatgagcaccagagaagaccgTAATTCATTTTGATTTACCAGCATGACGAAAATACAAGTGAAGCGGTCATGAAGTTAGAATATGTGTCCGTTCTAAGTTACTCAtcttcctttagtctgtaagcaTCCACTGATCAAGAGAATCAAAacggtttttcataaaaaaggATAAAGTTGGGAACCAGTGGTTGAATGCTTGTCAGTTGTGTTCACACTTATACTGATAACACTTGGGCTTCAGAAGTCTAACTGTATATACTAAAGGGGCATATTCACCTCATTTAGATTGTTGGGCATAGTTTATGTTTaacttttatttgtcatttcaaCTTTAAATCCCTAGTGTAAATCAATCTCTAAAAATACCAGATCCTATGTTTCCCATCACGCAACTCAGTGGCATCTTTTGTTAGATTTTGTTGAGTTTATGCACAGACTGTCAAAAATGTGTCTTTAGGCCAAAGTTGAGAGAACCACAATGCATttataacctgatgacatcatcatcataaccCTAATGATATCTTAAGGGTTATTTTCTCAGTGCCCTCCAAAGCCACAGAAGACATTAACTGCAATGTactaatgacattttaaatcttttCTGTTGTCATCTCCTCTCTGCAGGAGCTGTGGTATACCGCATCCCCCTGACCTGGGGTCAGAATAAACTCCCCTGGAAGCTGCTGCATGCTGCGCTGATGTTCATCGCCCTGATCCTGTCAATTGTGGGGCTTTGTGCTGTGTTTGATTTCCACAATGCTAAAAATACTCCCAACCTGTACTCCTTGCACAGCTGGATTGGAATCGCTGCTACAGCTCTTTTTGCCATACAGGTAAACGGCTTTATCTGCACAAACTGAATGGCTTTATTGAAGAGTGTAATACGTGTGGCatgagtgtttttattttgacttgttCTGTGACATGATTGTTGTTCTGCTCACTGTGTCTGTCGCTGTCTTTCCCTACATCTGTCCATCCAGTGGGTGGTGGGTTTGGCTGGCTTCCTCCTGCCCTGGTCACCTGTATCACTACGTGCACTCCTGAAACCTATCCACGTGTGGATGGGAGGCAGCATACTGTGGCTCAGCATTGTTGCCTGCATCTCTGGAATCAACGAAAAACTCTTCTTTGTTCTGTGAGTGCCATATTtctgcctttctttttttcttatttaaatatgaaatgctaaaattgacctttaaatgtgttttcccACAGCAAAGGAGTTCAGCCATATGCTAGCCTTCCACCTGAGGCTGTGTTAGGAAATTTATTAGGAGTTTTGATCGTAGCCTTTGGCTTGGTCGCCCTCAAGATTT includes these proteins:
- the LOC125890712 gene encoding lysosomal membrane ascorbate-dependent ferrireductase CYB561A3 isoform X1 translates to MQQAGSSSSSCASTSDCFPLSHRNTAECGSETSTEAVKHEVRANNTPTEPSRMSAVLRFYVCYLLCLGLGLACIVCVCVWNSQWRGGFAWDGSSLQFNWHPVLMVTGLVVLYGIGAVVYRIPLTWGQNKLPWKLLHAALMFIALILSIVGLCAVFDFHNAKNTPNLYSLHSWIGIAATALFAIQWVVGLAGFLLPWSPVSLRALLKPIHVWMGGSILWLSIVACISGINEKLFFVLKGVQPYASLPPEAVLGNLLGVLIVAFGLVALKILSNHEWQRPDGSSQDLAYTPLLQEENE
- the LOC125890712 gene encoding lysosomal membrane ascorbate-dependent ferrireductase CYB561A3 isoform X2, with translation MSAVLRFYVCYLLCLGLGLACIVCVCVWNSQWRGGFAWDGSSLQFNWHPVLMVTGLVVLYGIGAVVYRIPLTWGQNKLPWKLLHAALMFIALILSIVGLCAVFDFHNAKNTPNLYSLHSWIGIAATALFAIQWVVGLAGFLLPWSPVSLRALLKPIHVWMGGSILWLSIVACISGINEKLFFVLKGVQPYASLPPEAVLGNLLGVLIVAFGLVALKILSNHEWQRPDGSSQDLAYTPLLQEENE